ACTACCGGGACACCGACGCGGACATCGTCGCCGCCGAGGGCCGGGAGATCTCGGACATCTTCTTCGACGAGGGCGAGCGGCACTTCCGCGATCTGGAGCGGGACGCCGTACGGACCGCGCTCGCCGAACACGGCGGGGTCCTCGCGCTCGGCGGCGGAGCGGTTCTCGACAAGGACACCCGTGAGCTGCTCGCGGGCCTGCCCGTCGTCTATCTCTCCATGGAGGCGAACGAGGCGGTCCGGCGCACCGGTCTGGGGCTGGCCCGCCCGCTGCTCGCCATCAACCCCCGCCAGCAGTGGAAGCTGCTGATGGAGGAGCGCCGCTCCCTCTACACGGAGGTCGCGCGCGCGGTCGTCCCGACCGACGAGCGGGCACCCGAAGAGGTCGCCGAGGCCGTCATCGAGGCGCTGGACCTGGGCGCGGCGGCCATCCCCGGCGCCGATCCGTCCGCCATCCCCACCGAGGCGCCCGGCGAGGCCCCCGGCACTGCTCCCGGCAAGGAGAACCAGGCATGACGACGGATCAGGACCAGCCGGTCACCCGTATCCAGGTCGGCGGCACCGGCCACGACCCGTACGAGGTGCTGGTCGGCCGGCGGTTGCTGGGCGAACTGCCAGCGCTCATCGGCCCCCAGGCCAAGCGTGTCGCCGTACTGCACCCGGAATCGCTCGCCGAGACGGGTGAGACCCTCCGTCAGGACCTGGCGGACCAGGGGTACGAGGCGGTCGCCATCCAGCTGCCGAACGCCGAGGAGGCCAAGACCGTCGAGGTCGCCGCCTACTGCTGGAAGGCCCTCGGCCAGACCGGCTTCACCCGCAGCGATGTCATCGTCGGCGTCGGCGGCGGCGCCACCACCGATGTCGCGGGCTTCGTCGCCGCGACCTGGCTGCGCGGGGTGCGCTGGATCGCCGTACCGACCACCGTCCTCGGCATGGTCGACGCGGCGATCGGCGGCAAGACCGGCATCAACACCGCCGAGGGCAAGAACCTCGTGGGCGCCTTCCACCCGCCCGCCGGGGTGCTCTGCGACCTCGCGGCGCTGGAGTCGCTGCCGGTGCACGACTACGTGAGCGGCATGGCCGAGATCATCAAGGCGGGATTCATCGCCGATCCGGCCATTCTCGATCTCGTGGAGGCCGACCCCGAGGGGGCGCGGTCGCCCGCGGGGCCGCACACCGCCGAGCTGATCGAGCGCTCCATCCGGGTCAAGGCCGAGGTCGTGTCCAACGACCTCAAGGAGTCCGGCGTACGCGAGATCCTCAACTACGGCCACACGCTCGCCCACGCCATCGAGAAGAACGAACGCTACAAATGGCGGCACGGCGCTGCCGTCTCCATCGGCATGGTCTTCGCCGCCGAACTGGGCCGCCTCGCGGGCCGGCTCGACGACGCCACCGCCGAACGGCACAGCGCCGTCCTGAAGTCCGTCGGACTGCCGCTGACCTACCGCGGCGACCAGTGGCCCAAGCTTCTGGAGACGATGAAGGTCGACAAGAAGTCCCGAGGTGACCTGCTGCGTTTCATCGTCCTCGACGGTCTGGCCAAGCCGACCGTGCTGGAGGGACCCGACCCGGCGGTGCTGCTCGCCGCGTACGGGGAGGTGTCCGAGTGAGCCGTCGGGTCCTGGTGCTCAACGGCCCCAATCTGGGCCGTCTCGGTTCCCGGGAGCCGGACGTCTACGGCTCCGTCTCGTACGCCGGACTTGTGGAGACCTGCCAGTCGACGGGCAAGGAGCTGGGCCTCGCGGTCGACGTGCGCGAGACGAACGACGAGGGCGAGCTGATCCGCTGGCTGCACGAGGCGGCCGACGGATCGCTCCCGGTGGTGCTCAACCCCGGGGCTTTCACCCACTATTCGTACGGAATGCGGGACGCCGCCGCGCAGCGCACCGCGCCGCTGATCGAGGTGCACATCTCGAACCCGTACACACGCGAGGAATTCCGCCACACATCGGTCGTCGCGGCGGTCGCCACCGGCACGATCGCGGGGTTCGGCATCGGCTCGTACCGACTGGCACTGCGTGCCCTCGCCGAGGAACTGGACGGCTGACGCGAAAGCCGGGCGGTCGGCCGGGCACTCGGGGCCGGTCTCTGACGTTACCCACGGAAGCGGCCGGGAACGGTACCGTTCGAAAGCAAGTCGGCCCGGCGGCCGACCGATCAGCGTCAGACGTACGAGACGGAGTGGCACCGGATGCAGTACGCGATGGGGGCTCCGCCGCCGCCTCCCCACGGTTCGGCGCACGGAGCGGGCGGACAGGGCGCGGGCGCGTGGGCGCACGGCTCCCCGCCCCACGGCCCGCCACCGCACGGCGCACCCCACTCCGGCCCCCCGGCCGGCCCTCCCGCGCCCCACGGGCAACCACCCGTACCGGGCGCGGCGCCGTACGGGCCCCCGCCCGTGCCCGGCGGCCCCCGGCAGCACGGCGCGCCTCACCCGCACGGCGCACCACAGCCGCCTCAGGGGCCCCCGCCG
The nucleotide sequence above comes from Streptomyces sp. NBC_01716. Encoded proteins:
- the aroB gene encoding 3-dehydroquinate synthase, with the translated sequence MTTDQDQPVTRIQVGGTGHDPYEVLVGRRLLGELPALIGPQAKRVAVLHPESLAETGETLRQDLADQGYEAVAIQLPNAEEAKTVEVAAYCWKALGQTGFTRSDVIVGVGGGATTDVAGFVAATWLRGVRWIAVPTTVLGMVDAAIGGKTGINTAEGKNLVGAFHPPAGVLCDLAALESLPVHDYVSGMAEIIKAGFIADPAILDLVEADPEGARSPAGPHTAELIERSIRVKAEVVSNDLKESGVREILNYGHTLAHAIEKNERYKWRHGAAVSIGMVFAAELGRLAGRLDDATAERHSAVLKSVGLPLTYRGDQWPKLLETMKVDKKSRGDLLRFIVLDGLAKPTVLEGPDPAVLLAAYGEVSE
- a CDS encoding shikimate kinase gives rise to the protein MSGPRIVLVGPMGVGKTTVGALLAERLDTDYRDTDADIVAAEGREISDIFFDEGERHFRDLERDAVRTALAEHGGVLALGGGAVLDKDTRELLAGLPVVYLSMEANEAVRRTGLGLARPLLAINPRQQWKLLMEERRSLYTEVARAVVPTDERAPEEVAEAVIEALDLGAAAIPGADPSAIPTEAPGEAPGTAPGKENQA
- the aroQ gene encoding type II 3-dehydroquinate dehydratase; protein product: MSRRVLVLNGPNLGRLGSREPDVYGSVSYAGLVETCQSTGKELGLAVDVRETNDEGELIRWLHEAADGSLPVVLNPGAFTHYSYGMRDAAAQRTAPLIEVHISNPYTREEFRHTSVVAAVATGTIAGFGIGSYRLALRALAEELDG